A stretch of the Aegilops tauschii subsp. strangulata cultivar AL8/78 chromosome 4, Aet v6.0, whole genome shotgun sequence genome encodes the following:
- the LOC109785442 gene encoding uncharacterized protein has translation MPGPGDGLDHRGATNASSPSPPPKWRHLLQISPPPLHYSSTLAPSPAPFPLKTLTLAAPLAMAADYRTPDRLLPAAAAAEGPAQDPPKPALGVAGPAAAATHDGLRFWQYMLAGSVAGVVEHTAMFPVDTLKTHMQAASPPCRPTLSLGAALRAAVAGEGGALALYRGLPAMALGAGPAHAVYFSVYEFAKSRLSDRFGPNNPAAHASSGVLATIASDAVFTPMDTVKQRLQLTSSPYTGVAHCVRTVFRDEGLRAFFVSYRTTVLMNAPYTAVHFSTYEAAKRVLGDMAADEESLAVHATAGAAAGALAAALTTPLDVVKTQLQCQGVCGCERFASSSIGDVFRTIIKRDGYVGLMRGWKPRMLFHAPAAAICWSTYEASKSFFERFNEKRRK, from the exons ATGCCTGGACCTGGAGATGGACTTGACCACCGGGGCGCCACCaacgcctcctccccctcccctccgCCTAAATGGCGACATCTCCTCCAAATCTCGCCTCCTCCTCTTCATTATTCCTCCACcctcgccccctcccccgcccCGTTCCCGCtcaaaaccctaaccctagcggCGCCCCTCGCCATGGCCGCCGACTACCGCACCCCCGACAggctcctccccgccgccgccgccgccgaggggCCGGCCCAGGACCCGCCCAAGCCGGCCCTGGGCGTCGCGgggccggccgccgccgcgacccACGACGGTCTGCGCTTCTGGCAGTACATGCTCGCCGGCtccgtcgccggcgtcgtcgagcACACGGCCATGTTCCCGGTCGACACCCTCAAGACGCACATGCAGGCCGCCTCGCCGCCCTGCCGCCCGACCCTCTCGCTGGGGGCCGCGCTGCGGGCCGCCGTCGCCGGGGAGGGCGGCGCGCTCGCGCTCTACCGCGGCCTCCCCGCCATGGCCCTCGGTGCCGGCCCCGCCCACGCCGTCTACTTCTCCGTCTACGAGTTCGCCAAGTCGCGCCTCTCGGACCGGTTCGGCCCCAACAACCCCGCGGCGCACGCCTCCTCGGGGGTGCTCGCCACCATCGCCAGCGATGCGGTCTTCACCCCGATGGACACCGTCAAGCAGCGGCTGCAGCTCACGAGCAGCCCCTACACCGGCGTCGCGCACTGCGTCCGCACCGTGTTCCGCGACGAGGGCCTCAGGGCCTTCTTCGTGTCGTACCGGACCACGGTGCTTATGAACGCGCCCTACACCGCCGTCCACTTCTCCACCTACGAGGCGGCCAAGCGTGTGCTCGGAGACATGGCAGCTGACGAGGAGTCGCTTGCCGTGCACGCCACTGCAGGTGCTGCCGCCGGTGCTCTAGCAGCCGCGTTGACCACACCACTCGACGTTGTCAAGACGCAGCTGCAGTGCCAG GGTGTATGCGGCTGTGAACGCTTTGCTAGTAGCTCTATAGGAGATGTGTTTAGAACGATTATAAAGCGCGATGGATACGTTGGGCTCATGAGGGGATGGAAGCCGAGAATGCTGTTCCACGCACCAGCAGCTGCCATCTGCTGGTCCACATACGAAGCCTCGAAGTCGTTCTTTGAAAGATTTAATGAGAAAAGGAGAAAATAG
- the LOC109785438 gene encoding uncharacterized protein: MQIKLGRHTQESDNQGAMYATKPLSLFMSHPEAASRPPPDGRNSGYLVVKGDDDGGDDETCCWGQCGGTRVRDLPFPQNRVLTLRYTEHHGQSSTTYTDSVIFVPVPDQPVASNRYYAVVASGKRKGLVRTCSREEDMTPCCFCRCINDVKPQPFDPADLYQQIEIVQRRRGRFTAKAVAADGFPNYLYRKKYWRVYASKPTKNRLDLGDAPGLNVALRSRQLADASLLVASPAATAVSTAVGKWYCPFYLIKEDGVSPSEQMDRAAFYEVALEQRWEPVQQTDNGSKLYSSKVLIGGSLEARQEVSSGASRHGDGYVWFRAAAGQSVGVCASVWERLRWEEYRGGWVDEEEEAEKVAGRSVLVERFVVKRMDRTVVVAFDFVHLNKVRGKQA, from the coding sequence ATGCAAATTAAACTTGGAAGACACACACAGGAATCAGACAATCAAGGAGCCATGTACGCGACCAAGCCGCTCTCTCTCTTCATGAGCCACCCGGAGGCGGCTTCCCGGCCGCCGCCGGACGGCCGAAACTCAGGCTACCTCGTCGTGAAGGGCGACGACGACGGGGGCGACGACGAGACGTGCTGCTGGGGGCAGTGCGGCGGGACGCGCGTGCGCGACCTCCCGTTCCCGCAGAACCGCGTGCTGACGCTCCGCTACACGGAGCACCACGGGCAGAGCAGCACCACCTACACCGACTCCGTCATCTTCGTGCCCGTCCCCGACCAGCCCGTCGCCTCCAACCGCTACTACGCCGTCGTCGCCTCGGGCAAGCGCAAGGGGCTCGTCCGGACCTGCTCCCGCGAGGAGGACATGACCCCGTGCTGCTTCTGCCGCTGCATCAACGACGTCAAGCCGCAGCCGTTCGACCCCGCCGACCTCTACCAGCAGATCGAGATCGTCCAGCGCCGCCGCGGCCGGTTCACGGCCAAGGCCGTCGCCGCCGACGGCTTCCCCAACTACCTCTACCGCAAGAAGTACTGGCGCGTGTACGCCTCCAAGCCCACCAAGAACCGCCTCGACCTCGGCGACGCGCCGGGCCTCAACGTGGCGCTCCGGTCGCGCCAGCTCGCCGACGCGAGCCTCCTCGTCGCCTCCCCCGCGGCGACAGCGGTGTCGACGGCTGTGGGAAAATGGTACTGCCCGTTCTATCTCATCAAAGAAGACGGCGTGTCCCCGTCGGAGCAGATGGACCGCGCCGCCTTCTACGAGGTGGCGCTCGAGCAGCGCTGGGAGCCAGTCCAGCAGACAGATAACGGCTCTAAGCTGTACAGCAGCAAGGTGCTCATCGGCGGGAGCCTGGAGGCGAGGCAGGAGGTGTCCAGCGGCGCCTCGCGGCACGGTGACGGGTACGTGTGGTTCAGAGCCGCGGCCGGGCAGAGCGTGGGGGTGTGCGCGAGCGTGTGGGAGAGGCTGCGGTGGGAGGAGTACAGGGGCGGGTGggtcgacgaggaggaggaggccgagaaGGTGGCCGGCCGGTCGGTGCTGGTGGAGAGGTTCGTCGTCAAGAGGATGGACAGGACCGTCGTGGTGGCCTTTGACTTTGTGCATCTCAACAAGGTCAGGGGGAAGCAGGCGTGA
- the LOC109785441 gene encoding uncharacterized protein encodes MPAPRPQQQLLAAAWSLGLLCLAAAEGGGGSCELSVERGGALYNFSLAAPTPAHRHGVLSEDGFYKVAMNDSVIWFQLCDQMIFNFDPPVCLHCEDCGGPLRCGTQCSALASNNIGGYDVCTTIGRASGSHISLIDDGNPQKGVIFKMFSSKCSISVFIFCDSAVAQLPDKFTQSGSCDYVTILRHPSGCARSVSDAGNGWGWLGTSFITILCLLGGYILIGAIYRYYFLGIHSVEAIPNLEFWISLPQRIKSMFVRSRRNPRSQSRDTRGPYTTVNH; translated from the exons ATGCCTGCGCCGAGACCGCAGCAGCAGCTCCTCGCGGCGGCGTGGAGCCTCGGCCTGCTCTGCCTCGCCGCCGCGGAAGGTGGAGGCGGCTCCTGCGAGCTCTCGGTCGAGCGCGGTGGCGCGCTCTACAACTTCAGCCTCGCGGCGCCGACGCCGGCCCACCGCCACGGCGTCCTCAGCGAGGATGG GTTTTACAAAGTGGCCATGAACGATTCAGTCATCTGGTTCCAG CTCTGCGATCAGATGATATTCAACTTTGACCCACCTGTCTGTCTTCACTGTGAG GACTGTGGTGGTCCATTGCGGTGTGGCACCCAATGCAGCGCACTTGCGTCAAATAACATTGGAG GGTATGATGTTTGTACAACCATTGGAAGGGCATCTGGATCCCATATATCTCTAATAG ATGACGGTAATCCCCAAAAGGGTGTCATTTTCAAGATGTTTTCATCAAAGTGTTCTATTTCTGTTTTCATCTTCTGTGATTCAGCTGTAGCCCAA CTACCAGATAAATTTACCCAATCTGGAAGTTGTGATTAC GTTACGATACTTAGACACCCTTCTGGGTGTGCAAGATCAGTGTCTGATGCTGGAAATGGCTGGGGATGGTTAGGCACTTCGTTCATAAC AATTTTGTGCCTTCTTGGAGGGTACATTCTGATTGGTGCAATCTATAGATATTATTTCCTCGGCATTCATTCTGTAGAG gCCATTCCGAACCTGGAATTTTGGATCAGTTTGCCACAGAGAATTAAG AGCATGTTTGTTCGTTCAAGAAGAAACCCAAGAAGTCAGAGCAGAGACACTAGAGGACCATACACCACTGTAAACCACTGA